One window of Saimiri boliviensis isolate mSaiBol1 chromosome 4, mSaiBol1.pri, whole genome shotgun sequence genomic DNA carries:
- the AIF1 gene encoding allograft inflammatory factor 1 has translation MSQTRDLQGGKAFGLLKAQQEERLDEINKQFLDDPKYSSDEDLPYKLKAFKEKYMEFDLNGNGDIDIMSLKRMLEKLGVPKTHLELKKLIGEVSSGSGETFSYPDFLRMMLGKRSAILKMILMYEEKAREQEKPTGPPAKKAISELP, from the exons ATGAGCCAAACCAGGGATTTACAGG GAGGAAAAGCTTTTGGACTGCTGAAGGCCCAGCAGGAAGAAAGGCTGGATGAGATCAACAAG CAATTCCTAGATGATCCCAAATATAGCAGTGATGAGGATCTGCCCTACAAACTGAAAGCCTTCAAAG AGAAATACATGGAGTTTGACCTTAATGGAAACGGTGATATTG ATATCATGTCCCTGAAGCGAATGCTGGAGAAACTTGGGGTCCCCAAGACTCACCTAGAGCTAAAGAAATTAATTGGAGAGGTGTCCAGTGGCTCTGGGGAGACGTTCAGCTACCCTGACTTTCTCAGGATGATGCTGGGCAAGAGATCTGCCATCCTAAAAAT GATCCTGATGTATGAGGAAAAAGCGAGAGAACAGGAAAAGCCAACGGGTCCCCCAGCCAAGAAAGCTATCTCTGAGTTACCCTGA